Proteins from a single region of Pseudomonas sp. BSw22131:
- a CDS encoding putative bifunctional diguanylate cyclase/phosphodiesterase produces the protein MSTPVEPLRLLLLAETPEWSALLRECLAPLGETTVLVCVPDWGSVGDPLDIPHNTVLFTTPLMQPAAGQCKLPVVLLLDAQPDCEPLGVADWLVRDSLDANSMRSCLRHVRERGLLENTLQRLAEQDPLTGIANRQGFQTLLAARLAEADGSGLALGHLDLDNFRRANDALGHQAGDRLILQVVARMNAQLEAGDQLARLGSDEFALLIDTRRAPNRAEWIAERITEALSEPYWIDGESLLIGCSLGIAHARAQNGADPLMWHAHIAMQQAKGTQGCTFHVFNERINRNARSLADLESELRRALRRDELELHYQPRLCLGSGKILGLEALVRWRHAERGLLPPSEFVPLAEQSGLIVPLGYWVISRALRDMQTLREQGIPALHMAINLSFRQFQDNQLLATLSRLIADRGIDAQWLEFELTETAVMRRSDLVKQTMDALGRLGVRFSLDDFGTGFSSFVHLNSLPITLLKIDKSFVGEMEQREENRKLVHAMINLAHNLSLEVVAEGVETPGQLALLRSFNCDQVQGYLISHPLPLPELIGYLVYGQGKAQAKQAL, from the coding sequence TTGTCTACGCCTGTCGAACCCTTGCGTTTGCTGCTTCTGGCCGAAACGCCGGAATGGTCAGCGTTGTTACGCGAGTGCCTGGCTCCACTGGGAGAAACCACTGTCCTCGTCTGCGTGCCGGACTGGGGATCTGTCGGCGACCCACTGGACATCCCGCACAACACTGTTCTGTTCACCACGCCGTTGATGCAGCCGGCAGCCGGCCAATGCAAATTGCCCGTCGTGCTGTTGCTCGACGCCCAGCCTGACTGCGAGCCGCTGGGTGTTGCCGACTGGCTCGTGCGTGACTCCCTTGATGCAAACAGCATGCGAAGTTGCCTGCGTCATGTGCGCGAGCGGGGCTTGCTGGAAAACACGCTGCAACGCCTAGCCGAGCAGGACCCGCTGACAGGCATCGCCAATCGTCAGGGGTTTCAGACACTGCTGGCAGCACGTCTGGCAGAAGCCGACGGGAGCGGCCTGGCGCTGGGGCATCTTGACCTGGACAACTTTCGTCGGGCCAATGACGCCTTGGGGCATCAGGCGGGTGATCGACTGATCCTGCAAGTGGTTGCACGCATGAATGCCCAATTGGAGGCCGGCGATCAATTGGCCCGCCTGGGCAGTGACGAGTTCGCGCTGTTGATCGATACCCGCCGCGCGCCGAATCGAGCCGAATGGATAGCTGAGCGCATCACCGAAGCCTTGTCCGAGCCTTACTGGATCGACGGTGAAAGCCTGTTGATCGGCTGCAGTCTGGGCATCGCCCATGCCCGAGCGCAGAACGGTGCCGACCCTTTGATGTGGCACGCGCACATCGCCATGCAGCAGGCAAAGGGTACGCAGGGCTGCACTTTTCATGTCTTTAATGAACGTATCAATCGCAATGCACGCAGCCTCGCGGACCTCGAAAGCGAGCTGCGCCGGGCGCTGCGCCGAGATGAGCTGGAACTGCATTATCAGCCGCGCCTGTGTCTGGGCAGCGGCAAGATTTTGGGCCTTGAAGCACTTGTGCGTTGGCGCCACGCCGAGCGGGGCCTTCTACCACCGAGTGAGTTCGTGCCGCTGGCCGAGCAAAGCGGGCTGATTGTGCCGCTGGGTTACTGGGTCATCTCGCGTGCCCTACGCGATATGCAAACCCTGCGCGAGCAGGGCATCCCTGCGCTGCACATGGCTATCAACCTTTCTTTCCGCCAGTTTCAGGACAACCAGCTGCTTGCGACGCTCAGCCGTCTGATCGCTGACCGTGGCATCGATGCGCAATGGTTGGAGTTTGAACTGACTGAAACCGCGGTCATGCGCCGCAGTGATCTGGTGAAACAGACCATGGATGCGCTGGGTCGCCTGGGCGTGCGGTTTTCGCTGGATGATTTTGGCACCGGGTTCTCGTCTTTCGTCCATCTCAACAGCCTGCCGATCACGTTGCTCAAGATCGATAAGAGCTTCGTGGGTGAAATGGAGCAGCGTGAAGAGAACCGCAAGCTGGTCCACGCCATGATAAACCTGGCACACAACCTCAGCCTTGAAGTCGTGGCCGAAGGTGTGGAAACACCCGGACAACTGGCGTTGTTGCGCAGCTTCAACTGCGACCAGGTGCAGGGCTATCTGATCAGCCACCCGCTGCCGTTGCCTGAGTTGATCGGTTACTTGGTGTACGGACAAGGCAAGGCGCAGGCCAAGCAAGCTCTGTAG